Proteins co-encoded in one Arthrobacter alpinus genomic window:
- a CDS encoding LysE/ArgO family amino acid transporter, with the protein MQTTEFLAAALAGLGTGLALIIAIGAQSAFVLRQGLHGDHVGLVVLVCLLSDVVLIAVGVAGVGQVLRAVPAMEAAARFGGAGYLFVYAALAGRRCLRARGGLHPSRGTALTTKAVLLAVLAVTWLNPHVYLDTVLLLGSLASVHGQMRWGFGLGAFGASLLWFTALGYGAAVLRPIFAKPQAWQLLDAGTAAVMVVLGVTMLARG; encoded by the coding sequence ATGCAGACCACTGAGTTCTTGGCAGCAGCACTTGCAGGGTTGGGCACAGGGCTGGCACTGATCATAGCGATCGGTGCGCAGAGTGCGTTTGTGCTGCGGCAGGGGCTCCACGGCGACCACGTTGGCCTGGTGGTCTTGGTGTGCCTGCTCAGTGATGTGGTCCTCATTGCAGTGGGCGTTGCAGGGGTTGGCCAAGTGCTGCGGGCTGTGCCAGCAATGGAAGCCGCAGCCCGGTTTGGCGGGGCCGGATACCTCTTTGTCTACGCCGCCCTGGCGGGAAGGCGTTGTCTGCGGGCCAGGGGCGGACTGCATCCCAGCCGCGGAACTGCCCTCACCACAAAGGCTGTTCTGCTCGCGGTGTTGGCTGTGACGTGGCTGAATCCCCACGTGTATCTGGACACCGTGCTGCTCCTGGGTTCCCTGGCCAGCGTCCACGGACAGATGCGCTGGGGTTTTGGGCTAGGGGCCTTTGGCGCCAGTCTGCTCTGGTTCACGGCGCTGGGGTACGGCGCAGCAGTGTTGCGCCCCATATTTGCCAAACCGCAGGCGTGGCAATTGCTGGATGCTGGGACAGCTGCGGTCATGGTGGTACTGGGTGTGACCATGCTGGCCCGGGGCTGA
- the thrS gene encoding threonine--tRNA ligase — translation MDSQITINVDGETTTVATGTTGAELFFERRDVVVMRVDEVLKDLAAVLEDGAAVESVTIDSPDGLDVLRHSTAHVMAQAVQALRPDAKLGIGPYITDGFYFDFDVAEPFTPEDLKTLEKMMLKIVNQNQKFARRVVSEDEARVAMANEPYKLELLGKKNDDVADAAEGVNVEVGAGDITIYSNIDRKSGEEIWCDLCRGPHLPNTKLISNAFALTRTSAAYWLGNQKNQQLQRIYGTAWPTKDALKAYQERIAEAERRDHRKLGVELDLFSFPDELGSGLPIFHPKGGIIRKEMEDYSRQRHVEAGYDFVYTPHITKANLYEVSGHLDWYRDGMFPPMHVDAELNEDGTVRKPGQDYYLKPMNCPMHNLVFRSRGRSYRELPLRLFEFGSVYRYEKSGVVHGLTRVRGMTQDDAHIYCTKDQMKEELTETLNFVLSLLKDYGLEDFYLELSTKDPEKFVGDDDVWEEATRTLEEVATESGLKLVADPGGAAFYGPKISVQAKDALGRTWQMSTIQLDFNLPERFELEFQAADGTRQRPVMIHRALFGSVERFMGVLTEHYAGAFPAWLSPVQVVAIPVAEAFNDYMFDVVAQLKKAGIRAEVDISSDRFPKKIRTASKDKIPFVLIAGGDDADANAVSFRFRDGSQDNGVAVEEAVRRIVEAVRNRTA, via the coding sequence GTGGATTCACAGATCACCATTAATGTCGACGGCGAGACGACTACGGTGGCCACAGGCACCACCGGAGCGGAGCTGTTCTTTGAACGCCGCGACGTTGTTGTCATGCGCGTCGATGAAGTTTTGAAGGATCTTGCCGCCGTATTGGAAGACGGCGCCGCTGTGGAATCGGTCACCATTGATTCCCCCGACGGTCTGGATGTGCTCCGTCACTCCACCGCCCATGTTATGGCTCAGGCCGTGCAAGCGTTGCGCCCGGACGCCAAGCTCGGCATTGGCCCGTACATCACCGACGGTTTCTACTTCGATTTTGATGTGGCCGAGCCCTTCACGCCCGAAGACCTGAAGACCCTTGAGAAGATGATGCTCAAGATCGTCAACCAGAACCAGAAGTTCGCTCGCCGCGTTGTCTCCGAGGACGAGGCCCGCGTGGCCATGGCCAATGAGCCGTACAAGCTGGAGCTGTTGGGCAAGAAGAACGACGACGTGGCTGACGCCGCCGAAGGCGTCAACGTCGAGGTTGGTGCCGGAGACATCACCATCTACTCCAACATTGATCGCAAGAGCGGGGAAGAAATCTGGTGCGATCTGTGCCGCGGCCCGCACCTGCCCAACACGAAGCTGATCTCCAACGCCTTCGCACTGACCCGCACCTCCGCCGCCTACTGGCTGGGAAACCAGAAAAACCAGCAGCTGCAGCGCATCTACGGCACGGCATGGCCCACCAAGGACGCCCTGAAGGCGTACCAGGAACGCATTGCCGAAGCCGAGCGCCGCGATCACCGCAAGCTCGGTGTGGAACTGGACCTGTTCTCCTTCCCCGACGAGTTGGGCTCGGGTCTGCCGATCTTCCACCCCAAGGGCGGCATCATCCGCAAGGAGATGGAAGATTACTCCCGCCAGCGCCATGTGGAGGCCGGCTACGACTTTGTGTACACCCCGCACATCACCAAGGCCAACCTGTATGAGGTCTCCGGGCACCTTGACTGGTACCGCGATGGCATGTTCCCTCCCATGCATGTTGATGCTGAGCTGAACGAGGACGGCACGGTGCGCAAGCCCGGCCAGGATTACTACCTCAAGCCCATGAACTGCCCCATGCACAACCTGGTCTTCCGCTCCCGCGGACGCTCCTACCGTGAACTGCCGTTGCGCCTGTTCGAATTCGGTTCGGTGTACCGCTACGAGAAGTCCGGCGTGGTTCATGGTCTGACACGTGTGCGCGGCATGACCCAGGACGACGCTCACATCTATTGCACCAAAGATCAGATGAAGGAGGAGCTCACCGAGACGCTGAACTTTGTGCTGTCTCTTCTGAAGGACTACGGACTGGAGGACTTCTACCTGGAACTTTCCACCAAGGATCCGGAAAAGTTTGTCGGTGACGATGACGTCTGGGAAGAAGCTACCCGCACCCTGGAAGAAGTTGCCACTGAATCCGGTCTGAAACTGGTCGCCGACCCCGGTGGCGCAGCGTTCTACGGTCCCAAGATCTCCGTGCAGGCCAAGGATGCGCTGGGCCGCACCTGGCAGATGTCCACCATCCAGCTGGACTTCAACCTGCCCGAGCGTTTTGAGCTTGAATTCCAGGCTGCCGATGGCACACGCCAGCGCCCTGTGATGATCCACCGCGCATTGTTCGGCTCCGTGGAGCGTTTCATGGGCGTGCTGACCGAGCACTACGCCGGCGCTTTCCCGGCGTGGCTGTCCCCGGTCCAGGTCGTGGCCATCCCCGTGGCTGAGGCGTTCAACGATTACATGTTCGACGTCGTCGCGCAGCTGAAGAAGGCTGGCATCCGTGCCGAGGTGGACATCTCCAGCGACCGCTTCCCGAAGAAGATCCGTACGGCCAGCAAGGACAAGATCCCGTTCGTGCTGATCGCCGGCGGTGACGACGCCGATGCCAACGCAGTGTCCTTCCGCTTCCGTGACGGCAGCCAGGACAATGGCGTGGCCGTTGAAGAGGCCGTCCGCCGCATTGTTGAAGCAGTTCGGAACCGTACGGCGTGA
- a CDS encoding HIT family protein, producing the protein MSELGGASQPVVVDDFELPGVPDAFQRLWTPHRLAYVKGGQEQVTGKHDCPFCEAPERSDEESLIVHRGELAFVILNLFPYNPGHILVCPYRHVPDYTDLTLEETAEFAALSQKAMRVLRAVSNPSGFNLGMNQGVTGGAGISAHLHQHIIPRWGGDVNFLPIIAGTKAITQTLGDVRAQVADAWNNTDLGQ; encoded by the coding sequence GTGAGTGAACTAGGTGGGGCGTCACAGCCCGTTGTTGTCGATGATTTTGAACTCCCCGGGGTTCCGGACGCCTTCCAACGACTCTGGACGCCCCACCGGCTCGCCTATGTCAAAGGCGGGCAGGAGCAGGTCACCGGTAAACATGACTGCCCGTTCTGCGAGGCGCCCGAACGCAGCGATGAAGAATCGCTCATTGTGCACCGCGGCGAGCTTGCTTTTGTGATCTTGAATCTGTTTCCGTACAACCCGGGGCATATCTTGGTGTGCCCCTACCGGCACGTACCCGACTACACGGACCTGACCCTCGAGGAGACGGCGGAATTCGCGGCCCTCTCGCAGAAGGCGATGCGGGTGCTGCGCGCAGTCTCAAACCCCTCAGGGTTTAACCTGGGCATGAACCAGGGTGTCACAGGCGGTGCCGGTATTTCCGCGCACTTGCATCAGCATATTATTCCGCGATGGGGCGGGGACGTAAACTTCCTGCCCATCATTGCCGGCACCAAGGCCATCACCCAAACCCTCGGTGATGTCCGCGCGCAAGTGGCTGATGCCTGGAATAACACGGACCTAGGACAGTAA